One genomic window of Thermococcus indicus includes the following:
- a CDS encoding RNA methyltransferase translates to MISIVLVEPEGPANIGMVARTMKNFGFSRLVLVNPNITEESYSYAVHAADVLEDALVLGSFDEALELFDLAVGTTGKPGKSYIPERAPLMPWELAQTLRGYSGRIGLFFGRESIGLKNEELERLDFTVTIPTSEAYPVMNLSQAVAVILYELSKGRPGPRAHSLELATRREKEELVKAWGNLLGVLNYPKDAERREVFVRVFRRFVGRAVLYGREVHTLIGPIRKAALKLEECWDAERREV, encoded by the coding sequence ATGATTTCGATAGTTCTCGTTGAGCCGGAGGGACCGGCGAACATAGGGATGGTAGCTAGAACCATGAAGAACTTCGGGTTCTCAAGGTTAGTCCTCGTCAATCCGAACATCACCGAGGAGAGCTACAGCTACGCGGTTCACGCCGCGGATGTCCTTGAAGACGCGCTGGTGTTGGGGAGCTTTGATGAGGCGCTTGAACTCTTCGACCTCGCCGTAGGTACTACTGGAAAGCCCGGAAAAAGCTACATCCCGGAGAGGGCACCCCTGATGCCCTGGGAGCTGGCCCAAACCCTGAGGGGCTACTCGGGGAGGATCGGCCTGTTCTTCGGCAGGGAGAGCATCGGCCTGAAAAACGAGGAGCTGGAGAGACTTGACTTCACCGTAACGATTCCAACCAGCGAGGCGTATCCAGTCATGAACCTCTCACAGGCGGTGGCGGTTATCCTCTACGAGCTATCGAAGGGGAGGCCTGGCCCAAGGGCCCACTCCCTTGAGCTAGCCACTAGAAGGGAGAAAGAAGAGCTGGTGAAGGCCTGGGGAAACCTGTTAGGGGTTCTCAACTATCCCAAGGACGCCGAGAGGAGGGAGGTCTTCGTGAGAGTGTTCAGACGCTTCGTCGGGAGGGCAGTCCTCTACGGAAGGGAGGTTCACACTCTCATCGGGCCGATCAGGAAGGCGGCCCTTAAACTGGAGGAATGCTGGGATGCTGAGCGTCGAGAGGTTTGA
- the otg gene encoding methylated-DNA--protein-cysteine methyltransferase: protein MLSVERFDIAGRTVWIGVIHAEKIQGITFSLEREQFERNLDRLTGFLRKRGVDVGTERGRSDYPSLVRDVIVGNVSNAEILPELSFEGVTPFERRVYEWLTKNVKRGSVITYGGLAGAIGTSPRAIGGAMRRNPYPIVVPCHRVVAHDGIGYYTPRLDEKVFLLEIEGVEGWTSSKRT, encoded by the coding sequence ATGCTGAGCGTCGAGAGGTTTGACATAGCCGGTAGGACGGTGTGGATAGGAGTAATCCACGCCGAAAAAATCCAGGGGATAACCTTTTCCCTGGAAAGGGAGCAGTTCGAGAGGAACCTCGACCGCCTCACGGGCTTTCTAAGGAAACGGGGCGTGGACGTCGGTACCGAACGCGGAAGGTCGGACTACCCCTCCCTCGTCAGGGACGTCATCGTGGGCAATGTGAGCAACGCCGAAATCCTACCGGAGCTCTCCTTTGAGGGCGTGACACCCTTCGAGAGGCGCGTTTACGAGTGGCTCACGAAAAACGTTAAAAGAGGGAGTGTTATAACGTATGGTGGCCTTGCCGGGGCCATTGGCACGTCACCGCGGGCCATAGGAGGGGCGATGAGGAGGAACCCATACCCCATCGTTGTTCCCTGTCATCGCGTCGTTGCCCACGATGGCATCGGCTACTACACTCCACGACTGGACGAAAAGGTCTTCCTGCTCGAAATCGAGGGGGTGGAAGGATGGACAAGCTCAAAGCGTACCTGA
- a CDS encoding tetratricopeptide repeat protein produces the protein MDKLKAYLIGFLIAILAIAAGIVWYGGWKLLLQVILTLGFLGVTLMLLFFTGLTLYAESWKYGAILAIFTAISGYGLYLSATWRNLNVVAGIIVFFVAIVAFGIWYISEPDLGLADRFRSAEKLERAGKYKAAARKYEKAGNYLKAAEMYEKLGWMESAAWAYEKAEKYEKAAEIYEALYDKEKDTYYLKEAHEYWKKAGNMERAAKALERYAEEEPWFWEDVAKLYEELGNEEKAREAWEKALEYYQKEAQEEGVFYEDVGNIARRLGKEELAREAYEKFLEYCLKEAEQDPMWWKHVAEAYDYLGEKEKAEEARKKYEEYRAKIMRANEETSNFPEEKESQS, from the coding sequence ATGGACAAGCTCAAAGCGTACCTGATCGGTTTCCTGATAGCAATCCTGGCAATAGCCGCTGGAATAGTCTGGTACGGCGGCTGGAAGCTGCTGCTCCAGGTGATACTCACCCTCGGCTTCCTCGGCGTCACCCTGATGCTGCTCTTCTTCACCGGACTGACGCTCTACGCGGAGAGCTGGAAGTACGGGGCGATACTCGCGATATTCACCGCTATAAGCGGCTACGGCCTGTATCTGAGCGCCACCTGGCGGAACCTCAACGTCGTCGCCGGAATAATCGTCTTCTTCGTAGCGATCGTCGCCTTTGGAATCTGGTACATCAGCGAGCCCGACCTCGGCCTCGCGGACCGCTTCCGTTCGGCCGAGAAGCTGGAGAGGGCGGGCAAGTACAAGGCCGCGGCGAGGAAGTACGAGAAGGCCGGAAACTACCTGAAGGCAGCGGAGATGTACGAGAAGCTCGGCTGGATGGAGAGCGCCGCCTGGGCCTACGAGAAGGCCGAGAAGTACGAGAAGGCCGCCGAGATCTACGAGGCCCTCTACGACAAGGAAAAGGACACCTACTACCTCAAGGAGGCCCACGAGTACTGGAAGAAGGCCGGGAACATGGAGAGGGCAGCGAAGGCCCTCGAGCGCTACGCCGAGGAGGAGCCCTGGTTCTGGGAAGACGTGGCAAAGCTCTACGAGGAGCTGGGCAACGAGGAGAAGGCCAGGGAGGCATGGGAAAAGGCCCTTGAGTACTACCAGAAGGAGGCCCAGGAGGAGGGCGTCTTTTACGAGGACGTCGGTAACATCGCCAGGAGGCTCGGGAAGGAGGAGCTCGCCAGGGAAGCCTACGAGAAGTTCCTCGAGTACTGCCTGAAGGAGGCGGAGCAGGACCCCATGTGGTGGAAGCACGTGGCCGAGGCCTACGACTATCTCGGCGAGAAGGAGAAGGCGGAAGAGGCAAGAAAGAAGTACGAGGAGTACAGGGCAAAGATAATGAGGGCCAACGAGGAGACCTCGAACTTCCCTGAGGAGAAGGAGAGCCAGAGCTAA
- a CDS encoding type II toxin-antitoxin system VapC family toxin: MRVYVDVSVIYYHLTDNPEFADRATELLERHYGSMITSSLTIWQLYVLLRRLNKKRRFNLMEILPELGIRVVPLTPEILVEAERVEKLDFDDAVHYATMKNHGIRVILSNDRDFDRIEEIERVF, translated from the coding sequence GTGAGGGTTTACGTTGACGTTAGCGTGATCTACTACCATCTCACCGACAACCCGGAGTTCGCCGACAGAGCCACGGAACTGCTGGAAAGACACTACGGGTCAATGATAACCTCATCGCTGACCATCTGGCAGCTTTACGTGCTCCTCAGAAGGCTGAACAAGAAAAGAAGGTTCAACCTCATGGAAATACTTCCTGAACTGGGGATTCGAGTCGTTCCGCTGACACCTGAAATTCTCGTGGAAGCTGAACGGGTTGAGAAGCTTGACTTTGACGATGCGGTTCACTACGCCACGATGAAAAACCACGGGATAAGGGTTATCCTCTCAAACGACAGGGACTTCGACAGAATTGAGGAAATAGAAAGGGTCTTTTAG
- a CDS encoding AbrB/MazE/SpoVT family DNA-binding domain-containing protein, with product MAVEVVRLDDNGRVYLPASIRKNLRSREFYVEEKDGRIILIPVREKLMKYRGIFRGENLTGEEIDEIVKKETQKLLRGEL from the coding sequence ATGGCAGTGGAAGTTGTGAGGCTCGATGACAACGGAAGGGTTTACCTCCCCGCCAGCATCAGGAAAAACCTCCGCTCCAGGGAGTTCTACGTCGAGGAGAAGGACGGCAGGATAATCCTGATCCCCGTCAGGGAGAAGCTGATGAAATACAGGGGAATTTTCCGGGGGGAGAACCTCACCGGTGAAGAAATCGACGAAATCGTGAAGAAGGAAACCCAAAAGCTCCTGAGGGGAGAGCTGTGA
- a CDS encoding nascent polypeptide-associated complex protein, producing the protein MMGMNPRQMKKLMRQMGIKMEELEGVEEVIIRMENKEIVLKEPVITIITAQGEKSYQIVPGSEEVRAIVRVSEEDVQLVMEQTGVDYETAKKALEEANGDLAEAILKLTEE; encoded by the coding sequence ATGATGGGGATGAACCCGCGGCAAATGAAGAAGCTCATGCGCCAGATGGGCATCAAGATGGAGGAGCTCGAGGGGGTTGAGGAAGTCATAATCAGGATGGAGAACAAGGAGATAGTCCTCAAGGAGCCGGTCATCACGATAATAACCGCGCAGGGCGAGAAGAGCTATCAGATCGTCCCGGGGAGTGAGGAGGTCAGGGCCATAGTAAGGGTCTCGGAGGAGGACGTCCAGCTCGTCATGGAGCAGACCGGCGTCGATTACGAGACGGCAAAAAAGGCCCTCGAGGAGGCAAACGGCGACCTCGCGGAGGCGATACTGAAGCTGACGGAGGAATGA
- a CDS encoding carboxymuconolactone decarboxylase family protein: MDYDDVNVKLEEIEELLDRLGKQHPKEISAFSRFLRETLDNKALTTREKELIALALGISAGCEWCIYLHTQKALAAGAKPEELIEAGLVAVLMAGGPALMHLIPLMKAIETFQNEKGGE, translated from the coding sequence ATGGATTACGACGATGTTAACGTCAAACTTGAGGAGATAGAGGAGCTCCTCGACAGGCTGGGCAAGCAGCACCCCAAGGAGATTTCCGCCTTCTCGAGATTCCTCAGGGAGACCCTCGACAACAAGGCCCTTACGACGCGCGAGAAGGAGCTAATCGCTTTGGCCCTCGGCATATCCGCGGGCTGCGAGTGGTGCATCTATCTCCACACCCAGAAGGCCCTCGCCGCCGGTGCAAAGCCCGAGGAGCTTATCGAGGCGGGCCTCGTTGCGGTTCTCATGGCCGGAGGTCCGGCATTGATGCACCTCATACCTCTCATGAAGGCCATAGAGACCTTCCAGAATGAGAAGGGAGGGGAGTGA